tctataaacagttttttttttgtcacaaaaatctCTAAACAGTTAATAAATTGTCTTATATCCCCCAAAATCTCAGAACCGGGTCCATTCCTCTGTTTTTGATACTGCTGGGTTATTGTCTGAGGGGTTTCTTCAGTGAGACTCATGAGTTTCTTTCTCTATAAATTCCAAGATGGGAGAACTGAAGAAGCTAGTTGAAGAAGGTAAGATAAAGTACATCGGTTTGTCTGAAGCCTCTGCCTCAACTATCAGAAGAGCACATGCTGTTCACCCAGTTACTGCAATGCAGCTAGAGTGGTCTTTGTGGACGAGAGACGTGGAAGAAGATATTGTCCCGGCATGCAGGTATATTGATTACATCGTTGTTTCTTTGTGCAATATTCATCAATATTGATGTTCATTTTCCTTCTTTAGGGAACTTGGGATAGGGATTGTTTCCTACAGTCCTCTAGGAAGAGGCTTCTTTGCATCAGGACCAAAGCTTGTTGAGAATCTGCACAATGATGACTTCAGAAAGGCAACTACTACTATCTGCTTTGAAAGACTTGATTGATGATGAATTACACCGACTGTACATATGCTCAGAATCTGTTTCTTGTTGCAGACTCTACCAAGATTCCAAGAGGAAAACTTAGACCACAACAAGATTCTATACGACAAGGTTTGTGCAATGTCGGAGAAGAAAGGATGCACTCCTGCACAACTAGCCCTTGCATGGGTTCACCACCAGGGAGATGATGTTTGCCCCATCCCAGGAACCACTAAGATCGACAACCTCAATCAGAACATTGGAGCTTTATCAGTGAAACTCACTCCAGAAGAGATGTCTGAGCTCGAGACCATCGGACAGCCAGAGTCTGTAAAAGGAGAAAGATACACGGCCATGGTCCCCACCTTTAAGAACTCAGATACTCCACCGTT
This genomic stretch from Brassica napus cultivar Da-Ae chromosome C9, Da-Ae, whole genome shotgun sequence harbors:
- the LOC106429093 gene encoding probable aldo-keto reductase 3 is translated as MSSNSRASEARHDPEREREKTMAKACEVRRMKLGSQGLEASAQGLGCMGISSFYGPSKPESDAIALLHHAIDSGVTFFDTSDVYGPEINEFLLGKALKYDGVRERVELATKFGATYAEGKREVRGDPAYVRLACEASLKRLDVACIDLYYQHRVDTRVPIEITMGELKKLVEEGKIKYIGLSEASASTIRRAHAVHPVTAMQLEWSLWTRDVEEDIVPACRELGIGIVSYSPLGRGFFASGPKLVENLHNDDFRKTLPRFQEENLDHNKILYDKVCAMSEKKGCTPAQLALAWVHHQGDDVCPIPGTTKIDNLNQNIGALSVKLTPEEMSELETIGQPESVKGERYTAMVPTFKNSDTPPLSSWKATV